Proteins co-encoded in one Ralstonia sp. RRA genomic window:
- a CDS encoding TetR/AcrR family transcriptional regulator has translation MRDDPAAAAPPENTETAAPMRRRKAHIRASNEAHLLACAEAVFAERGLEGASTAMIAERAGLPKANLHYYFPTKLALYKRVLEDLFEDWHRAANSFEDSDDPAEAISGYVRAKMELSRRRPLGSKVWANEIIHGAEHMQDILAQRVKPWFDTRVQVIDTWIARGLLAPVDAQTLMYLIWSTTQHYADFEAQIRALSGKRALTQKAFAERTEEVVQLVLRACGVVSPDTRQHD, from the coding sequence ATGCGAGACGACCCAGCCGCAGCCGCACCCCCAGAGAACACCGAAACCGCAGCGCCAATGCGGCGGCGCAAGGCGCATATCCGCGCCTCGAACGAAGCGCATCTGCTGGCCTGCGCCGAAGCGGTGTTTGCCGAACGCGGGCTCGAAGGCGCGAGCACCGCCATGATTGCCGAGCGCGCCGGCCTGCCCAAGGCGAATCTGCACTACTACTTTCCGACCAAGCTGGCGCTGTACAAGCGGGTGCTCGAAGACTTGTTTGAGGACTGGCACCGCGCGGCCAACTCGTTTGAAGATAGCGACGATCCAGCTGAGGCCATCAGCGGTTATGTTCGCGCGAAGATGGAGTTGTCACGCCGCCGCCCGCTGGGCTCCAAGGTCTGGGCCAACGAGATCATCCACGGCGCGGAGCATATGCAGGACATCCTCGCGCAGCGCGTCAAACCGTGGTTCGACACGCGCGTGCAGGTCATCGACACGTGGATCGCCCGCGGACTGCTCGCGCCCGTCGACGCGCAAACGCTGATGTACCTGATCTGGTCGACCACCCAGCACTACGCCGATTTCGAAGCGCAGATCCGCGCGCTCTCAGGCAAGCGCGCACTCACGCAAAAGGCCTTTGCCGAGCGTACCGAGGAAGTCGTGCAACTGGTACTGCGCGCATGTGGTGTCGTATCACCCGACACGCGTCAGCACGACTAG
- the rpiA gene encoding ribose-5-phosphate isomerase RpiA: MTQDELKALVAQAAADYVLANVPEGAVLGVGTGSTANLFIDAMAPHRARFAGAVSSSEASTRRLQGHGFTVLDLNEVDAIPVYVDGADEIDASGAMIKGGGGALTREKIVASVAKTFVCIADGSKLVETMGVFPLPVEVVPMARAAVARQLAALGGQPRLRMTKEGQIYKTDNGNVILDVVGLRIADPKGLESVVNDIPGVVTVGLFAKRGANVLLLGTEAGVQRRDF; this comes from the coding sequence ATGACGCAGGATGAACTGAAGGCACTGGTGGCGCAGGCCGCCGCAGATTACGTATTGGCCAACGTGCCCGAGGGCGCGGTCTTGGGTGTCGGCACCGGTTCGACGGCCAACCTGTTCATCGACGCGATGGCGCCACACAGGGCTCGCTTTGCCGGCGCGGTGTCCAGCTCGGAGGCATCGACGCGTCGCCTGCAGGGCCACGGCTTTACCGTGTTGGATCTGAACGAGGTCGATGCCATTCCCGTGTACGTGGATGGCGCTGACGAGATCGACGCTTCGGGCGCCATGATCAAGGGCGGTGGCGGCGCGCTTACGCGCGAGAAGATCGTCGCTTCGGTCGCCAAGACGTTCGTCTGCATCGCCGATGGCAGCAAGCTGGTTGAGACGATGGGCGTGTTCCCCCTGCCGGTGGAAGTGGTGCCGATGGCACGTGCCGCCGTGGCGCGCCAACTCGCCGCGCTCGGCGGTCAGCCCCGTCTGCGCATGACCAAGGAAGGCCAGATCTACAAGACCGACAACGGCAATGTGATCCTCGACGTGGTGGGGTTGCGTATCGCCGATCCGAAGGGGCTGGAATCGGTGGTCAACGACATTCCGGGTGTGGTGACGGTCGGCCTGTTTGCCAAGCGCGGCGCCAATGTGCTGCTGCTGGGCACGGAAGCGGGCGTTCAGCGGCGCGATTTCTGA
- the tal gene encoding transaldolase, whose product MTQLDQLKQFTTVVADTGDFQAMRAYAPHDATTNPSLILKAVQKAEYRPLLEQAVRDARSDSVEDIIDAVLVAFGCEILSIIPGRVSTEVDARLSFDTEATVAKAKHLIALYEARGVARERVLIKIASTWEGIRAADQLRAEGIRCNMTLLFSLAQAVACAEAGVQLISPFVGRIYDWYKKDAGANWDPVAQGGANDPGVQSVLRIYNYYKKFDYATEVMGASFRNVSQIVELAGCDLLTISPDLLAQLQQSDAPVERKLSPDNAHAANIVRLPADEKSFRWHMNADAMATEKLAEGIRLFAADAIKLEALIEPLRAAA is encoded by the coding sequence ATGACTCAACTCGATCAACTCAAGCAGTTCACCACCGTTGTCGCCGACACGGGCGACTTTCAGGCCATGCGCGCCTATGCGCCGCACGATGCCACGACCAACCCGTCGCTGATCCTGAAGGCCGTGCAGAAGGCCGAATACCGCCCGCTGCTGGAGCAGGCCGTGCGCGACGCACGCAGCGACAGCGTGGAAGACATCATCGACGCGGTGCTGGTGGCATTCGGCTGCGAGATCCTGTCGATCATCCCGGGCCGCGTGTCGACCGAAGTCGATGCGCGTTTGTCGTTCGACACCGAGGCGACGGTCGCCAAGGCCAAGCATCTGATTGCGCTGTATGAAGCGCGCGGCGTGGCACGCGAGCGTGTGCTGATCAAGATTGCCTCGACATGGGAAGGCATTCGCGCGGCGGACCAGCTTCGCGCCGAAGGTATCCGCTGCAACATGACGCTGCTGTTCTCGCTGGCGCAGGCTGTGGCGTGCGCCGAAGCGGGCGTGCAGCTCATCTCGCCCTTCGTCGGCCGCATCTACGACTGGTACAAGAAAGACGCCGGCGCCAATTGGGACCCAGTCGCCCAAGGCGGCGCGAACGACCCCGGTGTGCAGTCCGTCCTGCGCATCTACAACTACTACAAGAAGTTCGACTACGCGACCGAGGTGATGGGCGCGAGCTTCCGCAACGTTTCGCAGATCGTCGAACTGGCTGGCTGCGACCTGCTCACCATCAGCCCGGACCTACTCGCCCAGTTGCAGCAGTCCGACGCGCCGGTGGAGCGCAAACTCTCGCCGGACAACGCGCATGCCGCCAACATCGTCCGCCTGCCCGCTGATGAGAAATCGTTCCGCTGGCACATGAACGCCGATGCCATGGCCACCGAAAAGCTGGCCGAAGGCATCCGCCTGTTTGCGGCGGACGCGATCAAGTTGGAAGCGTTGATTGAGCCGCTGCGCGCGGCCGCGTAA
- a CDS encoding NAD-dependent deacylase — MSVEPTAAPDAAALTQARAWIESADRIMVLTGAGVSAESGVATFRDALTGLWEKFKPEDMATEAAYRKHPRMVWDWYQERRERVLQAQPNPAHLAIAALAKRKTVTLVTQNVDGLHQRAGSEGVIELHGNLFANKWLGGCGKCDVATAEPGRPPRCATCGAMLRPGVVWFGEQLPLVATYRAEEAASTCDVCLVVGTSGLVYPAASLPGRAKDGGAKVIVVNPQPSALDATADLVIHQPAGECLPAMLG, encoded by the coding sequence ATGTCTGTTGAACCGACGGCTGCGCCTGACGCGGCTGCGTTGACGCAGGCGCGTGCCTGGATCGAGTCTGCAGATCGCATCATGGTCCTGACCGGCGCGGGCGTGTCGGCGGAATCCGGCGTGGCCACGTTCCGTGATGCGCTCACGGGCTTATGGGAGAAGTTCAAGCCCGAAGACATGGCCACCGAGGCCGCCTACCGCAAGCATCCGCGCATGGTGTGGGACTGGTACCAGGAGCGCCGCGAACGTGTGCTGCAGGCCCAGCCGAATCCCGCCCACCTGGCGATTGCCGCCTTGGCCAAGCGCAAGACGGTGACTCTCGTCACGCAGAACGTCGATGGCCTGCACCAGCGTGCCGGCAGCGAAGGCGTGATCGAGTTGCACGGCAATCTGTTCGCCAACAAATGGCTGGGCGGCTGCGGTAAATGCGATGTCGCTACAGCGGAGCCGGGACGGCCGCCGCGTTGCGCAACATGCGGTGCAATGCTGCGCCCGGGCGTGGTGTGGTTTGGCGAGCAACTGCCGCTGGTCGCCACCTATCGCGCGGAAGAGGCGGCTAGCACGTGCGATGTGTGCTTGGTGGTGGGGACGTCCGGCCTTGTGTATCCGGCGGCCAGTCTGCCCGGGCGCGCAAAAGACGGCGGAGCCAAGGTCATCGTGGTCAATCCGCAGCCAAGCGCGCTCGATGCGACGGCTGACTTGGTGATCCACCAGCCGGCGGGCGAATGCTTGCCCGCCATGCTGGGGTAA
- the rlmB gene encoding 23S rRNA (guanosine(2251)-2'-O)-methyltransferase RlmB — MSKSKLLIGFHAVTARLRHGAKSIEEIYFEANRRDRRMQDFLKAAEAAGVRLIPADTDRLRGIAGTDRHQGVVAKAESLSLALNLDELLDGIEGTPLLLVLDGVTDPHNLGACLRVADAAGAHAVIAPKDRSVGINTTVAKVASGAAETVPYITVTNLARTLRELQERGVWVIGTADEAEQDLYQADFKGPIAIVMGAEGEGMRRLTRETCDALVSIPMAGSVESLNVSVASGVCLFEAVRQRAAAPAKK; from the coding sequence ATGTCTAAATCCAAGCTCCTCATCGGCTTCCATGCCGTTACCGCCCGACTGCGCCACGGCGCAAAGTCGATCGAAGAAATCTATTTCGAGGCCAACCGCCGCGACCGTCGCATGCAGGATTTCCTGAAAGCGGCGGAAGCAGCGGGCGTGCGCCTGATCCCCGCTGACACTGATCGCCTGCGCGGCATTGCCGGCACCGACCGCCACCAAGGTGTGGTTGCCAAGGCAGAGTCGCTGTCGCTGGCGCTCAATCTCGACGAACTGCTCGACGGTATTGAGGGCACGCCGCTGTTGCTGGTGCTCGACGGCGTGACCGATCCGCACAACCTGGGCGCTTGCCTGCGCGTGGCTGATGCGGCGGGCGCGCATGCTGTGATTGCGCCGAAGGATCGCAGCGTTGGCATCAACACGACGGTTGCCAAGGTCGCCAGCGGCGCTGCCGAAACCGTTCCGTACATCACCGTGACCAACTTGGCGCGCACGCTGCGCGAGTTGCAGGAGCGCGGTGTGTGGGTGATCGGCACGGCGGATGAAGCTGAGCAGGATCTCTACCAAGCCGACTTCAAGGGCCCGATCGCCATCGTGATGGGCGCTGAAGGCGAGGGCATGCGCCGCCTCACGCGAGAGACATGTGATGCGCTGGTCAGCATCCCCATGGCAGGTAGCGTGGAGAGCCTGAACGTGTCGGTGGCCAGCGGCGTTTGCCTGTTCGAGGCGGTGCGTCAACGCGCAGCCGCACCGGCCAAGAAGTGA
- the rnr gene encoding ribonuclease R, translating into MNQPTYPIPSREEILGVLRTSGSPLSATDIAKTLSVTRKEHDGFIKRLTAMERDGQIELNRKGRYELAHQPNFIEGRVIGHRDGFGFFVRDDGEPDIFLPEREMQKAMHGDRALVRAVGYDRRGRSEGQIVEILQRANKRIIGRLLSESGTLVVAPEDKRLGRDILIAPKGQGKAKVGQVVSVEILEYPDRYVQPIGRVVEVLGEIDDPGMEIEIAVRKYGVPHEFSQPTQREAEALPDTVRDADLAGRIDLRDVPLVTIDGEDARDFDDAVYAEPVKIGRSKGWRLIVAIADVSHYVRPGHPLDADAIDRATSVYFPRRVIPMLPEKLSNGLCSLNPEVDRLCMVCDAVISAKGEIKAYQFYPAVMHSKARLTYNEVWSILSNVKGPEAAKRAPLVPHLQDLYELYQTLLKARRERGAIDFDTTETYIVCNAQGKIEQILPRTRNDAHRLIEECMLTANVCAAEMLEKYKHPALYRVHAGPTEEKLQALRAFLKTSGLTLGGGDKPQASDYAEVMEKIAARPDAPMLQTMLLRSMQQAVYSPDNIGHFGLAYPAYAHFTSPIRRYPDLLVHRSIKAILQRTRYVPALAAGVQLNSALSPKARRLQAEAEKGVPAAVVNKAKAEAIWHELGVHCSANERRADEASRDVEAWLKCYFMRDKLGNEFSGTVSAVTSFGIFVQLDELYVEGLVHVTELGSDYFQYDEARNELRGERTGIRYRLTDRVRVQLLRVDLDARKMDFRLIQEPSAKALRPTKVAGAPEATAGRQPAVATPAPPVGRKKPRQLAALLGGTAKPEESFDETLDRVFEEQPVFEPGSRAQPPGHAHAKPARKRQATRAPKPKGGAKTTARKAPAKAPRKSKGR; encoded by the coding sequence TTGAATCAGCCGACTTATCCGATCCCGAGCCGCGAGGAAATCCTCGGTGTGCTGCGCACTTCGGGGTCTCCGCTGTCTGCCACCGATATCGCTAAGACGCTGTCGGTCACCCGTAAAGAGCACGACGGCTTTATCAAGCGTCTGACCGCCATGGAGCGGGACGGTCAGATCGAACTTAACCGCAAAGGGCGCTACGAACTGGCGCACCAACCCAACTTCATCGAAGGCCGTGTGATCGGCCATCGCGATGGCTTCGGATTCTTCGTCCGTGATGACGGCGAACCCGACATTTTCCTGCCCGAGCGCGAAATGCAGAAGGCCATGCATGGCGACCGCGCCCTGGTGCGCGCCGTTGGCTACGACCGCCGCGGGCGCTCGGAAGGGCAGATCGTCGAGATCCTGCAACGTGCCAACAAACGCATCATCGGCCGCCTGCTCTCGGAGAGCGGCACGCTGGTGGTGGCGCCCGAAGACAAGCGCCTTGGGCGCGACATCCTGATTGCGCCCAAGGGGCAGGGCAAGGCCAAGGTTGGCCAAGTGGTGAGCGTGGAGATCCTGGAGTATCCGGATCGCTACGTGCAGCCGATTGGTCGCGTGGTCGAAGTCCTGGGCGAGATCGACGATCCTGGCATGGAGATCGAGATCGCTGTGCGCAAGTACGGTGTGCCGCACGAGTTTTCTCAGCCGACGCAGCGTGAGGCCGAAGCATTGCCGGACACTGTGCGTGATGCCGATCTGGCTGGCCGCATCGATTTGCGCGATGTGCCGCTCGTCACCATCGATGGCGAAGACGCGCGCGACTTTGATGATGCGGTCTACGCCGAGCCCGTCAAGATTGGCCGCAGCAAGGGCTGGCGCCTGATCGTCGCGATTGCCGACGTGTCGCACTACGTGCGGCCGGGACATCCGCTGGATGCTGACGCGATTGACCGCGCCACTTCGGTCTACTTCCCGCGCCGCGTGATCCCGATGCTGCCGGAGAAGCTCTCCAACGGACTGTGCTCGCTGAATCCGGAAGTGGATCGCCTGTGCATGGTCTGCGACGCGGTCATCAGCGCCAAGGGCGAGATCAAGGCCTACCAGTTCTACCCGGCTGTGATGCACTCGAAGGCGCGCCTGACCTACAACGAGGTCTGGTCGATCCTGTCGAATGTGAAGGGTCCGGAGGCTGCCAAGCGCGCGCCGCTGGTGCCGCATCTGCAGGACCTGTACGAGCTGTATCAGACGCTGCTCAAGGCGCGCCGCGAGCGTGGCGCGATCGACTTCGATACGACCGAGACGTACATCGTCTGCAACGCGCAGGGCAAGATCGAGCAGATCCTGCCGCGCACGCGCAACGATGCGCACCGGCTGATTGAGGAGTGCATGCTGACGGCCAACGTCTGCGCGGCGGAGATGCTAGAGAAGTACAAGCACCCGGCGCTCTATCGCGTGCACGCAGGTCCAACGGAAGAAAAGCTGCAAGCACTGCGCGCCTTCCTGAAGACCAGCGGCCTGACGCTGGGCGGTGGCGACAAACCTCAGGCGTCTGATTACGCGGAGGTGATGGAGAAGATCGCCGCGCGCCCCGATGCACCGATGTTGCAGACCATGCTGCTGCGTTCGATGCAGCAGGCGGTCTACAGCCCGGACAACATCGGTCACTTTGGTCTGGCGTACCCGGCCTATGCGCACTTCACCAGCCCGATCCGCCGTTATCCGGACTTGCTGGTGCACCGCTCCATCAAGGCGATCCTGCAGCGCACGCGCTATGTGCCGGCGCTGGCTGCGGGCGTGCAACTGAACAGCGCGCTGTCGCCCAAGGCGCGCCGCCTCCAGGCGGAAGCCGAGAAGGGCGTGCCGGCGGCAGTCGTCAATAAGGCCAAGGCCGAGGCGATCTGGCATGAACTTGGCGTGCACTGTTCGGCAAATGAGCGCCGCGCTGACGAAGCCTCGCGTGACGTTGAGGCTTGGCTCAAGTGCTACTTCATGCGCGACAAGCTGGGCAATGAGTTCTCGGGCACGGTCAGCGCAGTCACGTCGTTCGGCATCTTCGTGCAGCTCGACGAGCTGTATGTGGAGGGCCTGGTGCATGTGACCGAGCTGGGCAGCGACTACTTCCAGTACGACGAAGCCCGCAACGAGCTGCGCGGCGAGCGCACGGGCATCCGCTACCGCTTGACCGACCGCGTGCGTGTGCAGTTGCTGCGCGTGGATCTGGATGCACGCAAGATGGACTTCCGCCTGATTCAGGAGCCGTCGGCCAAGGCGCTGCGGCCGACGAAGGTGGCAGGGGCACCGGAAGCCACGGCAGGCCGCCAGCCCGCTGTTGCTACGCCCGCGCCGCCGGTCGGCCGCAAGAAGCCGCGGCAGTTGGCGGCGCTGCTGGGTGGCACGGCCAAGCCGGAGGAATCGTTCGACGAGACGCTTGACCGCGTCTTCGAGGAGCAGCCGGTGTTCGAGCCGGGCTCGCGTGCACAGCCGCCGGGTCATGCGCATGCCAAGCCGGCCCGCAAAAGGCAGGCAACGCGTGCGCCCAAGCCCAAGGGCGGTGCCAAGACCACTGCACGCAAGGCGCCGGCCAAGGCACCGCGGAAGTCCAAGGGGCGCTGA
- a CDS encoding phosphoribosyltransferase has translation MNQPINDDSHLWVSWDDYHGLIERLALVVHESGWKFDKILCLARGGLRVGDQLSRIYDLPLAILATSSYREAAGTQQGDLDIAQYITMTRGELSGRVLLVDDLVDSGITLERVGRHLKERYPAVTDVRTAVLWHKACSKIKPDYAVQFLPTNPWIHQPFEEYDTLRPHNLAAWIKRGKARAAGNGEAPAA, from the coding sequence ATGAACCAGCCGATCAACGATGACTCGCACCTGTGGGTGTCCTGGGATGACTATCACGGCCTGATCGAGCGCCTGGCGCTGGTCGTGCATGAGTCGGGCTGGAAGTTCGACAAGATCCTGTGCCTGGCGCGCGGTGGTTTGCGCGTGGGCGACCAACTCTCCCGTATCTATGACCTGCCGCTGGCCATTCTGGCCACCAGCAGCTATCGCGAGGCTGCAGGCACGCAGCAGGGCGATCTCGATATCGCTCAGTACATCACCATGACGCGCGGCGAGCTGTCGGGTCGCGTGCTGTTGGTCGATGACTTGGTGGACTCGGGCATCACGCTGGAGCGCGTGGGGCGCCACCTGAAGGAGCGCTATCCCGCCGTCACCGATGTGCGTACCGCTGTGCTGTGGCACAAGGCATGCTCGAAGATCAAGCCGGACTATGCGGTGCAGTTCCTGCCGACCAACCCGTGGATTCATCAGCCGTTCGAGGAATACGATACGCTGCGCCCGCATAATCTGGCGGCTTGGATCAAGCGTGGCAAGGCGCGTGCGGCCGGCAACGGTGAAGCGCCGGCGGCTTGA
- a CDS encoding adenylosuccinate synthase: MSAPAVSQGRNVVVIGTQWGDEGKGKIVDWLTDHAQGVVRFQGGHNAGHTLIIGGKKTILRLIPSGIMRDGVACYIGNGVVLSPEALFKEIDELESAGVQVQNRLRISEATTLILPYHVAIDKARELKRGAAKIGTTGRGIGPAYEDKVARRALRVQDLFDPAYFAERLRENLDFHNFVLTQYLNHPALDFQQVLDEMLPYGERLAPMVTDVSAELFAVNAAGKNLMFEGAQGTLLDIDHGTYPFVTSSNCVAGNAAAGAGVGPGQLHYILGITKAYCTRVGSGPFPSELYDADNPARQDPTGVRLANVGKEFGSVTGRPRRTGWLDAAALRRAIQINGVSGLCITKLDVLDGLETIKLCVGYKLDGKEVDILPRGSDAVARCQPIYEEFPGWNTSTFGLKEWGALPETAQAYLKRVEDVAGIPIAMISTGPDRDETILLRHPYKD, encoded by the coding sequence ATGTCCGCACCAGCAGTGAGCCAAGGACGCAATGTCGTCGTCATCGGCACCCAGTGGGGTGACGAAGGTAAAGGGAAAATCGTCGATTGGCTGACCGATCATGCGCAAGGCGTGGTTCGTTTCCAGGGCGGACATAACGCAGGCCATACCCTCATCATCGGCGGCAAGAAGACGATCCTGCGTCTGATCCCGTCGGGCATCATGCGTGATGGCGTCGCGTGCTACATCGGTAACGGTGTGGTGCTCTCGCCCGAGGCGCTGTTCAAGGAAATCGACGAGCTGGAGTCGGCCGGCGTGCAGGTCCAGAACCGCCTGCGCATCTCGGAAGCCACCACGCTTATCCTCCCGTACCACGTTGCCATCGACAAGGCGCGCGAACTCAAGCGCGGTGCTGCCAAGATTGGTACGACCGGTCGCGGCATCGGCCCGGCGTACGAAGACAAGGTCGCCCGCCGTGCGCTGCGCGTGCAGGATCTGTTCGATCCGGCCTATTTTGCCGAGCGCCTGCGCGAGAACCTGGACTTCCACAACTTCGTCCTGACGCAGTACCTGAATCACCCGGCGCTGGACTTCCAGCAAGTGCTGGACGAGATGCTGCCGTATGGCGAGCGCCTGGCGCCGATGGTGACGGACGTGTCGGCTGAACTGTTCGCCGTGAACGCCGCGGGCAAGAACCTGATGTTCGAAGGCGCGCAAGGCACGCTGCTCGACATCGACCACGGTACGTATCCATTCGTCACGTCGAGCAACTGCGTGGCGGGCAATGCGGCCGCCGGTGCGGGCGTGGGGCCGGGCCAACTGCACTACATCCTGGGTATCACCAAGGCGTACTGCACGCGCGTGGGCTCCGGTCCGTTCCCGAGCGAGCTGTACGACGCGGATAACCCCGCTCGTCAGGACCCGACCGGCGTGCGTCTGGCTAACGTCGGCAAGGAATTCGGTTCGGTCACGGGCCGTCCGCGCCGCACGGGCTGGCTGGATGCCGCCGCTCTGCGCCGCGCAATCCAGATCAACGGCGTGTCAGGCTTGTGTATCACCAAGCTCGACGTGCTCGATGGCCTCGAAACCATCAAGCTGTGCGTCGGCTACAAGCTCGACGGCAAGGAAGTCGATATTCTGCCGCGTGGCTCCGATGCCGTGGCGCGCTGCCAGCCGATCTACGAAGAATTCCCCGGTTGGAACACGTCGACCTTCGGCCTGAAGGAATGGGGCGCACTGCCCGAGACCGCTCAGGCGTATCTCAAGCGCGTGGAAGACGTGGCCGGTATTCCGATCGCCATGATCTCGACCGGCCCGGACCGCGATGAGACCATCCTGTTGCGTCATCCATACAAGGACTGA
- a CDS encoding ATP phosphoribosyltransferase regulatory subunit translates to MPTNWLLPESIADVLPSEARKIEELRRRMLDLFRTYGYELVMPPMLEYIESLLSGTGHDLDLKTFKLVDQLSGRTIGLRADITPQVARIDAHLLNRAGVTRLCYAGSVLHTRPSGFHVTREPLQIGAEIYGHAGLEADLEIQELMLAALSAAGLADVRLDLCHVGVLAALLEQAPVALSVQDELFTALASKDVPALRVLTADLPAAQRDAINLLPSLYGGVDVLARARAQLPALPAIGRALDDLSTLAERAGGATVNIDLADLRGYHYHSGVMFTAYVAGVPNAVARGGRYDKVGEAFGRARPATGFSLDLREVAGISPVEARAAAIHAPWSGDAKLREAIAALRAAGEIVIQSLPGHPEDLEEFAYNRQLVEESGSWIVKPRKALA, encoded by the coding sequence ATGCCGACGAATTGGCTGCTGCCTGAATCCATTGCCGACGTGCTGCCTTCCGAGGCGCGCAAGATTGAAGAGTTGCGCCGCCGCATGCTCGACCTGTTCCGCACCTACGGCTACGAACTGGTCATGCCGCCGATGCTGGAATACATCGAGTCGCTACTTTCCGGCACCGGCCATGACCTGGATCTGAAGACCTTCAAGCTCGTCGATCAGCTCTCCGGCCGCACCATCGGCCTGCGTGCCGACATCACGCCCCAGGTCGCCCGCATTGATGCCCACCTGCTGAACCGCGCTGGTGTGACGCGCCTGTGCTACGCCGGTTCGGTATTGCACACGCGTCCGAGCGGCTTTCACGTCACGCGTGAGCCGTTGCAGATTGGCGCCGAAATCTATGGCCACGCCGGTCTGGAAGCCGATCTGGAGATCCAGGAACTCATGCTCGCGGCGTTGTCGGCGGCAGGCTTGGCAGATGTGCGCCTCGACCTGTGTCATGTTGGCGTGTTGGCCGCTCTGCTGGAGCAGGCGCCGGTCGCGCTGAGCGTGCAGGATGAATTGTTCACCGCGCTGGCGTCCAAGGACGTCCCAGCGCTACGCGTGTTGACGGCCGATCTGCCTGCGGCTCAGCGCGATGCGATCAACCTGCTGCCGTCGCTGTACGGTGGTGTCGATGTGCTCGCACGTGCCCGTGCGCAGTTGCCGGCGCTGCCCGCTATCGGTCGCGCGCTGGATGATCTGTCCACGCTGGCCGAGCGCGCTGGAGGTGCCACAGTCAACATCGACCTGGCCGATTTGCGTGGCTACCACTACCACAGCGGTGTGATGTTCACGGCCTACGTGGCTGGGGTGCCTAATGCGGTGGCGCGAGGCGGTCGTTACGACAAGGTTGGCGAGGCTTTTGGCCGCGCCCGTCCGGCAACCGGCTTTTCGCTGGACCTGCGCGAAGTCGCCGGTATTTCGCCGGTGGAGGCGCGCGCCGCTGCTATCCACGCACCGTGGTCGGGCGACGCCAAGCTGCGCGAGGCCATTGCCGCCCTGCGTGCTGCCGGCGAGATCGTCATCCAGTCGCTGCCGGGCCACCCGGAAGACCTGGAAGAATTCGCCTACAACCGCCAACTCGTAGAAGAGAGCGGGAGCTGGATCGTCAAGCCCCGCAAGGCTTTAGCCTGA
- a CDS encoding DUF2065 domain-containing protein: protein MEESLPTVLLAACALVLVFEGILPFVAPQAWRRAFQAMTELPDEKLRVIGLVSMAVGLILLRLLHH, encoded by the coding sequence ATGGAAGAATCACTCCCCACCGTTTTGCTGGCCGCGTGCGCGCTGGTGCTCGTGTTCGAGGGCATCCTGCCGTTTGTCGCGCCGCAGGCCTGGCGCCGTGCCTTCCAGGCGATGACCGAGCTGCCCGACGAGAAGTTGCGTGTGATCGGGCTGGTATCGATGGCGGTGGGGCTGATCCTCCTGCGCCTGCTGCATCACTGA
- the hflC gene encoding protease modulator HflC produces MNRLISALVALVIALAVFSSVVFVVDQRQYAVVFAFGEIKQVIKEPGLHFKLPPPLQNVVFMDKRLQTIDVAGADRFITAEKKNLLVDWFVKWKIADPRLFYVSFKGDNRLAQDSMTQKINSIARDEFARRTVSDVVSTDREAAMQSILKGVQEYGKSVGVDIIDVRLKRVDLLASVTESVYRRMEAERKRVANELRSTGAAEGEKIRADADRQREVVLADAYRDAQKIKGEGDARAADIYADAFGRDPQFAAFWRSMEAYRASFRDRKDVMVLQPNSDFFKFMRSPNGGGSAAAPAAAQSGRHR; encoded by the coding sequence ATGAATCGTCTGATTTCCGCCCTCGTGGCGCTGGTCATTGCCCTGGCGGTGTTCTCGTCGGTGGTGTTCGTGGTGGACCAGCGGCAGTACGCCGTGGTGTTCGCTTTTGGTGAGATCAAGCAGGTCATCAAGGAGCCGGGGCTGCACTTCAAGCTGCCGCCACCGCTGCAGAACGTCGTGTTCATGGACAAGCGCCTGCAGACCATTGATGTGGCCGGTGCTGACCGCTTCATCACGGCTGAAAAGAAGAACCTGCTGGTCGACTGGTTCGTGAAGTGGAAGATCGCTGATCCGCGCTTGTTCTACGTGAGCTTCAAGGGTGATAACCGCCTTGCGCAGGACAGTATGACGCAGAAAATCAACTCCATCGCCCGCGATGAGTTTGCGCGCCGTACCGTCTCCGACGTGGTTTCCACGGATCGCGAAGCCGCGATGCAGAGCATCCTCAAGGGGGTGCAGGAGTACGGCAAGTCGGTGGGTGTGGACATCATCGACGTGCGCTTGAAGCGCGTGGACCTGCTGGCCAGCGTGACGGAGTCGGTCTACCGCCGCATGGAAGCCGAGCGTAAGCGCGTGGCCAACGAGTTGCGTTCGACCGGCGCGGCCGAGGGGGAGAAGATCCGCGCTGATGCCGACCGCCAACGTGAAGTCGTGCTGGCCGATGCCTACCGCGATGCGCAGAAGATCAAGGGTGAGGGCGATGCCCGCGCCGCAGATATCTACGCCGATGCGTTTGGCCGTGATCCGCAGTTCGCCGCGTTCTGGCGCAGTATGGAGGCCTACCGCGCGTCGTTCCGCGACCGCAAGGACGTGATGGTGCTGCAACCGAACAGCGACTTCTTCAAGTTCATGCGCAGCCCGAACGGCGGTGGTTCGGCGGCAGCACCTGCGGCTGCCCAGTCGGGGCGACATCGCTAG